Proteins encoded in a region of the Suncus etruscus isolate mSunEtr1 chromosome 1, mSunEtr1.pri.cur, whole genome shotgun sequence genome:
- the SCRN2 gene encoding secernin-2, protein MASPAPDTPCSCDCFVSVPPASAIPAVIFAKNSDRPRDEVQEVVFLPAGMHAPGSRVQCTYIEVEQVQKTHAVILSRPAWLWGAEMGSNEHGVCIGNEAVWTKEPVGEGEALLGMDLLRLALERSYSAREAVDVITGLLERYGQGGSCREDPTPFCYHNTFLLADRTEAWVLETAGKLWAAQKIQKGARNLSNQLSIGMDISAEHPELRPYAQAQGWWDGQSTFDFAQVFSLAQQPVRMEAAKARFQAGRELLQQKQGAITAEVMMDILRNKESGICMDSGGFRTTASMVSVLPLDPALPCVHFLTATPDPSRSVFKPFIFGAAAAQAPQVLSPTFGAQDPVRSFPRFQRQVDRRHPLYRGHQVVLGLMESEQVRQRLWRQQRDLEQEGLEAAHKLLAREGPPPVQELGGLFQAFVERERQTYA, encoded by the exons ATGGCATCTCCAGCCCCTGACACACCATGCTCTTGTGACTGCTTTGTTTCGGTGCCTCCAGCCTCGGCTATCCCGGCGGTGATCTTTGCCAAGAACTCTGACCGACCTAGGGATGAGGTCCAAGAGGTGGTGTTTCTGCCAGCAGGCATGCACGCCCCAGGGAGCCGGGTCCAG TGCACCTACATAGAGGTGGAGCAAGTGCAGAAGACCCACGCTGTGATCCTGAGCCGCCCAGCTTGGCTCTGGGGAGCAGAGATGGGTTCCAACGAGCATGGGGTCTGCATTGGCAACGAAGCGGTATGGACCAAGGAGCCTGTCGGGGAGGGAGAAGCCCTGCTCGGCATGGATCTACTCAG GCTAGCTTTGGAACGGAGCTACTCTGCCCGAGAGGCCGTGGATGTGATCACTGGTTTGCTGGAGCGCTATGGGCAGGGTGGCAGCTGCCGGGAGGATCCCACACCATTCTGCTACCATAACACCTTCCTGCTGGCAGACCGGACAGAGGCATGGGTGCTAGAGACAGCAGGGAAGCTATGGGCTGCTCAGAAGATTCAGA AGGGGGCCCGAAACCTCTCCAACCAACTGAGCATTGGCATGGACATCTCTGCCGAGCACCCTGAGCTGCGGCCCTATGCCCAGGCTCAAGGCTGGTGGGACGGGCAGAGCACTTTTGATTTTGCCCAGGTCTTCTCACTAGCCCAGCAGCCAGTGCGCATGGAGGCTGCCAAGGCCCGCTTCCAGGCTGGACGGGAGCTGCTGCAGCAAAAGCAGG GGGCCATCACGGCTGAGGTGATGATGGACATCCTCAGGAACAAGGAGAGCGGCATCTGCATGGACTCTGGTGGCTTCCGCACCACGGCCAGCATGGTGTCTGTGCTGCCCCTGGACCCTGCTCTGCCCTGTGTCCACTTCCTCACTGCCACACCTGATCCTTCCCG GTCAGTGTTCAAACCTTTCATCTTTGGGGCGGCGGCGGCCCAAGCTCCCCAGGTGCTGTCTCCCACTTTCGGAGCACAGGACCCTGTGAGGAGTTTCCCCCGATTTCAGAGGCAGGTGGATCGCAGACACCCCCTGTACCGTGgacaccaggtggtgctggggctTATGGAAAGTGAACAGGTAA GGCAACGACTCTGGCGGCAGCAGCGGGACTTGGaacaggaaggcctggaggctgcaCATAAGTTGCTGGCTAGGGAGGGGCCCCCACCTGTCCAGGAGCTAGGAGGCCTCTTCCAGGCCTTTGTGGAGAGAGAGCGCCAGACTTATGCCTGA
- the LRRC46 gene encoding leucine-rich repeat-containing protein 46, giving the protein MMPGANTSQDPEEHNVFITEALIIKRNLSFPEDEDLSEKISHSLADLQTVRLDREKITNISNLEKLQNLHSLYLQGNKIKQIENLSCIPSLRFLSLAGNLIKRVENLRDLPYLQFLDLSDNLIDTLQLEEFPQSLLILNLIGNSCTHQNDYKKQMIQALPLLLDLDGQRILERWTSEDEDETSVEENDEDLPELIGPFCTERGFFRELEKELARHQERRKQEALLDHQLRMDTHPVLTALPPLLPGPPAGQSDAAIIKWQEQETPSESVSEPPATSSQRSNSQVLPSQPSTEQARKESRAAVGPKAFPTGISSSIGKMQARSKK; this is encoded by the exons ATGATGCCTGGAG CTAACACTTCTCAGGATCCAGAGGAACATAACGTGTTCATTACAGAAGCCCTGATCATTAAGCGTAATTTGTCCTTCCCCGAGGATGAGGATCTGTCAGAGAAGAT ATCCCACAGCCTGGCTGATCTGCAGACTGTTCGCCTGGACCGGGAGAAGATTACCAATATCTCCAACCTGGAGAAGCTTCAGAATCTTCACAGCCTCTATCTGCAAGGG AATAAGATCAAGCAAATTGAGAACTTGAGCTGCATTCCTTCCTTGCG CTTCCTATCTCTGGCAGGAAACCTCATCAAGCGGGTTGAAAACCTTCGTGACCTCCCATACCTCCAGTTTTTGGATCTTTCTGATAATCTGATAGATACACTACAACTAG AGGAGTTCCCCCAGAGCCTGCTCATTCTTAATCTGATAGGAAACAGCTGCACCCACCAGAATGATTACAA AAAGCAGATGatccaagccctgccactgctcCTGGACCTGGACGGTCAGCGGATCTTAGAGCGCTGGACCTCAGAAGATGAGGATGAAACCTCAGTAGAGGAGAATGATGAGGACCTGCCAGAGCTTATTGGCCCTTTCTGCACAGAACGAG GCTTTTTCAGGGAGCTGGAGAAGGAGCTAGCCAGGCACCAGGAGCGCAGGAAGCAGGAGGCACTGTTGGACCATCAGCTGAGGATGGACACCCACCCGGTCCTCACTGCCCTTCCACCACTGCTCCCAGGGCCCCCGGCTGGACAAAGCGATGCTGCCATCATTAAGTGGCAGGAGCAGGAGACACCCTCAGAGTCTGTCTCTGAGCCTCCAGCCACCTCCAGCCAGAGGAGCAACAGCCAGGTTCTGCCGAGTCAGCCTAGCACTGAGCAGGCCAGGAAGGAGTCCAGAGCAGCTGTGGGTCCCAAGGCCTTTCCAACAGGGATCTCCTCCAGCATTGGTAAAATGCAGGCCCGGAGCAAGAAATGA